A genomic stretch from Arachis stenosperma cultivar V10309 chromosome 3, arast.V10309.gnm1.PFL2, whole genome shotgun sequence includes:
- the LOC130967791 gene encoding uncharacterized protein LOC130967791, with the protein MDIQEESSTFGPLVAMSSRNMSSSSSAFFSANQSPFFSPRTSSCHLSESVRPEASSDRIHADAALPSTSAAIPELKSLANIRSNFSDVSVSVSASPAGCNSGDLQKLDRISSSVGISSSYDDSYSGSKEKGRKKGKNQRTSSTPGSRSISSYRLKSCDVFIGLHGRKPPLIRFANWLRAELETQGISCLVSDRARCKDSCKLGIAERAMSIASFGVVIITRKSFKNPYSIEELQFFSSKKNLVPIYFDLGPADCLVRDIIEKRGELWEKHGGELWLSYGGLEQEWRDAVHGLSRVEEWKLEAQDGNWRDCILSTVTSFAMRLGRRSVAEHLTKWRQKVKEEEFPLTRNENFIGRKKELSQLEFMLFGDVTGDSQQDYIELKARAKRKHLTIGRGRSYVLDERLREKQNMEVKEPVLWKESEKEIEMHSTEFSHRHYRPRVKRGGKFGRRKREMKVVYGKGIACVSGESGIGKTELILEFAYRFHQRYKMVLWLGGESRYIRQNYLNLRSFLEADVGANNSLEKTKITGFEEQEESAISRVRKELMRNVPYLVIIDNLESEKDWWDHKLVMDLLPRFGGETHVIISTSLPGIMNLEPLKLSYLSGVEAMSLMQGNGKDYPVAEVDALRVIEEKVGRLTLGLAIVSGVLSELPITPSRLLDTINRIPLKDMSQSLRHNSFLLQLLDVCFSIFDHADGPRSLATRMVLVSGWFAPAAIPVSLLAHTAQNLPEKQKGTCSWRKLLQSLTCGFASSHTKKSEIEASTLLLRFNLARSSTKEGYVQFNELIRQYARKRELTGAPEAMVQAVISQGSISQDLEHLWAACFLIFGFGHTPPVVELEVSELLYLVKKVVLPLAIQTFITYSRCTAAIELLQLCTMALEGADQAFVTPVDKWLDKSLCWRSIQTKAQLNPCLWQELALCRATVLETRAKLMLRGAQFDIGDDLIRKAVFIRTSICGEDHPDTISARETLSKLTRLISNVQIHASA; encoded by the coding sequence ATGGATATTCAAGAAGAGAGTTCTACGTTTGGACCTTTGGTGGCGATGAGTTCAAGGAACATGTCATCATCATCTTCAGCATTTTTCTCAGCAAACCAATCACCCTTCTTCTCTCCAAGAACATCATCATGCCATTTATCAGAGTCTGTAAGGCCTGAAGCTTCAAGTGACAGAATTCATGCAGATGCAGCTCTCCCTAGCACCAGTGCAGCAATCCCAGAACTGAAGTCTCTTGCTAATATTAGAAGTAACTTCTCTGATGTGTCTGTGTCTGTATCTGCATCTCCGGCTGGTTGTAATTCAGGTGATTTACAGAAACTTGATCGTATATCTTCCTCGGTCGGAATCTCTAGTAGCTATGATGATAGTTATTCTGGATcaaaagagaaaggaagaaagaaaggaaaaaaccAAAGAACATCATCAACTCCAGGATCCAGATCAATTTCTTCTTACAGACTAAAGAGTTGTGATGTCTTTATAGGATTACATGGTCGAAAACCTCCTCTAATAAGATTTGCCAATTGGCTTCGTGCGGAGTTAGAGACTCAAGGCATCAGTTGCCTTGTATCGGATAGGGCTCGATGCAAGGACTCTTGCAAGCTTGGAATTGCTGAGAGAGCAATGAGCATTGCTTCTTTCGGGGTAGTAATTATAACAAGGAAGTCTTTCAAAAATCCATACAGCATTGAGGAGTTGCAATTTTTTTCCAGCAAGAAGAATTTGGTGCCAATATACTTTGATTTGGGTCCAGCTGATTGCCTTGTTAGGGATATAATCGAAAAGAGGGGTGAGCTGTGGGAAAAACATGGAGGGGAGCTTTGGCTTTCATATGGAGGGTTGGAGCAGGAGTGGAGAGATGCTGTTCATGGCCTTTCTCGGGTTGAAGAATGGAAATTAGAAGCTCAGGATGGAAACTGGAGAGATTGCATACTAAGCACAGTCACATCCTTCGCAATGAGGTTAGGCCGGAGAAGTGTTGCGGAGCATTTGACAAAATGGAGACAGAAAGTGAAAGAAGAGGAGTTCCCTTTGACCCGAAACGAGAACTTTATTGGTAGGAAGAAAGAGCTTTCTCAATTGGAGTTCATGCTCTTTGGTGATGTTACAGGAGATTCACAGCAAGACTACATTGAACTGAAAGCAAGAGCCAAGAGAAAGCATTTGACAATTGGTAGGGGCAGGAGTTATGTTTTAGATGAAAGGTTGAGGGAAAAGCAAAATATGGAGGTAAAAGAACCAGTTCTCTGGAAGGAGTCAGAAAAGGAGATTGAAATGCATAGTACTGAATTTTCTCATAGGCACTACCGTCCGAGGGTCAAACGCGGTGGAAAGTTTGGTAGGAGGAAAAGAGAAATGAAGGTTGTGTATGGGAAAGGTATCGCTTGTGTTTCAGGAGAATCAGGAATTGGAAAAACAGAGCTGATTCTTGAGTTTGCTTACAGATTTCACCAGAGATACAAGATGGTTCTATGGCTTGGAGGGGAGAGCAGGTATATAAGGCAGAACTATCTAAACCTCAGGTCGTTTTTAGAAGCCGACGTGGGAGCTAACAATAGTTTGGAGAAAACCAAGATAACTGGATTTGAAGAGCAGGAAGAGAGTGCTATTTCTAGAGTACGGAAGGAGCTGATGCGAAACGTTCCATATCTTGTTATCATTGATAACTTGGAGAGTGAAAAAGATTGGTGGGATCACAAACTTGTGATGGATCTTCTCCCTCGTTTCGGTGGAGAGACTCATGTGATAATATCAACAAGCCTTCCCGGAATCATGAACTTGGAACCTCTGAAACTTTCATACTTATCAGGAGTGGAAGCAATGTCTCTAATGCAAGGGAATGGCAAGGACTATCCGGTTGCAGAGGTGGATGCGCTGAGAGTTATCGAGGAGAAAGTCGGAAGGCTAACTTTAGGCCTCGCTATTGTCAGCGGAGTTCTGTCCGAGTTACCTATAACCCCAAGCAGGCTCTTAGACACCATAAACAGAATTCCCTTGAAGGACATGTCACAGTCATTAAGGCACAACAGTTTCCTTCTGCAGCTCCTCGATGTTTGTTTCTCAATATTCGATCATGCAGATGGCCCCAGGAGCTTGGCAACCAGAATGGTGCTGGTAAGTGGATGGTTTGCGCCCGCTGCAATTCCGGTTTCCTTATTGGCACATACTGCTCAGAATCTACCAGAAAAGCAAAAGGGAACATGTTCTTGGAGAAAATTACTGCAATCCTTAACATGTGGATTTGCCTCCTCACACACCAAAAAATCCGAAATAGAAGCATCTACTCTGTTGCTAAGATTCAACCTTGCAAGGAGTAGTACCAAAGAAGGATATGTCCAATTCAATGAGCTCATAAGGCAATATGCGCGAAAAAGGGAACTTACTGGAGCTCCAGAAGCAATGGTTCAAGCTGTTATTAGTCAAGGATCAATATCTCAAGATCTAGAGCATTTATGGGCTGCATGTTTTCTAATATTTGGATTTGGCCATACTCCTCCGGTCGTTGAGCTCGAGGTGTCTGAGCTCTTATATCTTGTGAAGAAAGTGGTTCTGCCACTTGCAATTCAGACTTTCATTACATACTCTAGGTGCACGGCTGCAATCGAGCTTCTGCAGCTTTGCACCATGGCTTTGGAAGGTGCAGACCAGGCATTTGTCACGCCGGTTGACAAATGGCTGGACAAATCGCTGTGCTGGAGATCGATCCAGACGAAAGCTCAGTTGAATCCATGCCTTTGGCAAGAGCTGGCTCTGTGTAGAGCAACTGTGCTTGAAACGAGGGCGAAGCTAATGCTAAGAGGTGCGCAGTTTGACATAGGGGATGATCTAATCAGGAAGGCTGTTTTTATTAGGACTTCAATTTGTGGTGAAGATCATCCGGATACCATTTCGGCACGCGAAACGTTAAGCAAACTCACCAGACTAATTTCAAATGTTCAAATTCATGCTTCAGCTTAG